From a region of the Mycolicibacterium sp. MU0050 genome:
- a CDS encoding Rne/Rng family ribonuclease yields MDHDGQIHDDTNPDTAAGAAAPEHPDIPDRLRVHSLARVLGTTSRRVLDALIEFDGRSRSAHSSVDRADAVRVRDLLAAADSAEAAKSAETEAAPEADVSTETPETIEAPASEVTAELEAAPEAAQTPEEPESRLLLETPEPAGEAAPVADYLPLFVAPQPVQPWRAERSDDDAEDTKTDVEESDDHGDDDQGDGDDDDQSGRPANRRRRRGRRGRGRGRGGDSAGDTDGDDDQDDEKSDDDTQDSAGDDSDEQGSDDDSSDDDDNGGSDGATRRRRRRRRRKSGSSDDSDNGSPDDPPNTVVHERAPRKSKSDNDEIQGITGSTRLEAKRQRRRDGRDAGRRRPPILSEAEFLARREAVDRVMVVRDKVRAEPPHAGARYTQIAVLEDGVVVEHFVTSAGSASLVGNIYLGIVQNVLPSMEAAFVDIGRGRNGVLYAGEVNWEAAGLGGANRKIEQALKPGDYVVVQVSKDPVGHKGARLTTQVSLAGRYLVYVPGASSTGISRKLPDTERQRLKEILREVVPPDAGVIIRTASEGVKEEGIRDDVTRLQERWKQIEAKAEETKKKAAGAAVPLYEEPDVLVKVIRDLFNEDFSGLIVSGDNAWSTINDYVNSVAPELLPKLTKYEPAEGGPDVFAVHRIDEQLTKAMDRKVWLPSGGTLVIDRTEAMTVVDVNTGKFTGAGGNLEQTVTKNNLEAAEEIVRQLRLRDIGGIVVIDFIDMVLEANRDLVLRRLTEALARDRTRHQVSEVTSLGLVQLTRKRLGTGLIEAFSTTCTHCAGRGIVMHADPVDAAPPAARRSDSGGGSRRSRRGKKGRTEDSTPVVAKVPTPAGEHPMFKAMAEASGKPEDEDSTAEESEDTQRAAVSTAEGDDSARADEDTREQFRDDADETDADEIEDGEDENDEGDDETDVEDEIDLDDDDEDADEEDFEPIDLVDSDDEDSDEEDDDDSDEEDDDDSDEDEDSDDEDEDEEDSDEDSDDDSDDEDDDQDATVGTAVSAPAGRHRRRRAAARPAGPPR; encoded by the coding sequence GTGGACCACGATGGCCAAATCCATGACGACACCAACCCCGACACCGCGGCCGGCGCCGCGGCTCCTGAGCACCCGGACATTCCCGACCGGTTGAGGGTGCATTCGCTGGCTCGGGTGCTCGGCACCACCAGCCGGCGGGTTCTCGACGCACTGATCGAATTCGACGGTCGCTCCCGCAGCGCGCATTCCAGCGTGGACCGCGCCGACGCGGTGCGGGTGCGGGATCTGCTCGCGGCCGCGGACAGCGCCGAGGCGGCCAAGAGTGCAGAAACCGAGGCCGCTCCCGAGGCCGATGTGAGCACGGAGACCCCCGAGACGATCGAGGCGCCCGCCTCCGAGGTGACAGCGGAGCTCGAGGCGGCCCCCGAAGCGGCCCAGACGCCCGAGGAACCGGAATCGCGGCTGTTGCTCGAGACCCCGGAACCCGCCGGCGAGGCCGCGCCGGTCGCCGACTACCTGCCGCTGTTCGTGGCACCGCAGCCCGTGCAGCCGTGGCGCGCGGAGCGCAGCGACGACGACGCCGAGGACACCAAGACCGACGTCGAGGAGAGTGACGACCACGGCGACGACGATCAGGGCGACGGCGACGATGACGACCAGTCGGGCCGCCCCGCCAACCGGCGTCGGCGCCGCGGCCGTCGGGGCCGTGGACGCGGCCGCGGCGGGGACAGCGCGGGCGACACCGACGGCGACGACGACCAGGACGACGAGAAGTCGGACGACGACACCCAGGACTCCGCCGGCGACGACTCCGACGAGCAGGGCTCCGACGACGACAGCTCCGACGACGACGACAACGGCGGCAGCGACGGGGCAACCCGACGTCGGCGCCGCCGGCGTCGCCGCAAGTCCGGTTCCAGCGACGACAGCGACAACGGCTCGCCCGATGACCCGCCCAACACCGTGGTCCACGAGCGCGCGCCCCGCAAGAGCAAGAGCGACAACGACGAGATCCAGGGGATCACGGGGTCGACCCGCCTGGAGGCCAAGCGGCAGCGGCGCCGGGACGGCCGCGACGCGGGCCGGCGCCGGCCGCCGATCCTGTCCGAGGCGGAATTCCTCGCCCGCCGCGAGGCCGTCGACCGCGTCATGGTGGTGCGCGACAAGGTGCGCGCCGAGCCGCCGCATGCCGGCGCGCGGTACACGCAGATCGCGGTGCTCGAGGACGGCGTGGTGGTCGAGCACTTCGTCACCTCGGCCGGTTCGGCCTCGCTGGTGGGCAACATCTACCTCGGCATCGTGCAGAACGTGCTGCCGTCGATGGAGGCGGCCTTCGTCGACATCGGCCGCGGACGCAACGGTGTGCTCTACGCCGGCGAGGTGAACTGGGAGGCCGCCGGCCTCGGCGGCGCCAACCGCAAGATCGAGCAGGCGCTCAAGCCCGGCGACTACGTGGTGGTCCAGGTCAGCAAGGATCCCGTCGGCCACAAGGGCGCCCGGCTGACCACCCAGGTGTCCCTGGCCGGCCGCTACCTGGTCTACGTGCCCGGCGCCTCCTCCACCGGGATCAGCCGCAAGCTGCCCGACACCGAGCGCCAGCGACTCAAGGAGATCCTGCGCGAGGTCGTCCCGCCCGACGCCGGGGTGATCATCCGCACGGCCTCCGAGGGCGTGAAGGAAGAGGGCATCCGCGACGATGTGACCCGGCTGCAGGAACGTTGGAAGCAGATCGAGGCCAAGGCGGAGGAGACCAAGAAGAAGGCCGCCGGGGCCGCGGTGCCGCTCTACGAGGAGCCCGACGTCCTGGTCAAGGTCATCCGTGACCTGTTCAACGAAGACTTCTCCGGGTTGATCGTCTCCGGTGACAACGCCTGGAGCACCATCAACGACTACGTGAATTCGGTTGCCCCGGAACTGCTTCCGAAGCTCACCAAGTACGAGCCGGCCGAGGGCGGCCCCGACGTGTTCGCCGTCCACCGGATCGACGAGCAGCTCACCAAGGCCATGGACCGCAAGGTGTGGCTGCCCTCGGGCGGCACGCTGGTGATCGACCGCACCGAGGCGATGACCGTCGTCGACGTCAACACCGGCAAGTTCACCGGGGCCGGCGGCAACCTCGAACAGACCGTCACCAAGAACAACCTCGAGGCGGCCGAGGAGATCGTGCGGCAGCTACGCCTGCGCGACATCGGCGGCATCGTGGTCATCGACTTCATCGACATGGTCCTCGAGGCCAACCGGGATCTGGTGTTGCGCCGCCTGACCGAGGCGCTGGCCCGAGACCGGACCCGCCACCAGGTCTCCGAGGTGACCTCGCTGGGGTTGGTGCAGCTGACGCGCAAGCGGCTCGGCACCGGCCTGATCGAGGCGTTCTCCACGACATGCACTCACTGCGCCGGCCGCGGGATCGTGATGCACGCCGATCCGGTGGACGCCGCGCCGCCGGCTGCCCGCAGATCCGACTCCGGCGGCGGCAGCCGACGCAGCCGGCGGGGCAAGAAGGGGCGCACCGAGGATTCCACGCCGGTGGTGGCCAAGGTGCCCACGCCTGCGGGCGAGCACCCGATGTTCAAGGCCATGGCGGAGGCCAGCGGCAAGCCCGAGGACGAGGATTCGACCGCGGAGGAGTCGGAGGACACCCAGCGGGCCGCCGTTTCGACCGCCGAAGGCGACGACAGCGCGCGTGCCGACGAGGACACCCGCGAGCAGTTCCGTGACGACGCCGACGAGACCGACGCCGACGAGATCGAGGACGGCGAGGACGAGAACGACGAGGGTGACGACGAGACCGACGTCGAAGATGAGATCGACCTCGACGACGACGATGAGGACGCCGACGAGGAAGACTTCGAGCCCATCGATCTCGTCGACTCCGACGACGAGGACTCCGACGAGGAGGACGACGACGACTCCGACGAGGAGGACGACGACGACTCGGACGAGGACGAGGACTCCGACGACGAGGACGAGGACGAGGAAGACTCTGACGAGGACTCCGACGACGACTCGGATGACGAGGACGATGACCAGGATGCGACGGTCGGCACCGCCGTCAGCGCACCGGCAGGCCGTCACCGGCGACGCCGCGCCGCGGCGCGTCCGGCCGGCCCGCCGCGCTGA
- the rpmA gene encoding 50S ribosomal protein L27, with the protein MAHKKGASSSRNGRDSNAQRLGVKRFGGQVVKAGEILVRQRGTHFHPGVNVGRGGDDTLFALSAGSVEFGSKRGRKTVNIVPADA; encoded by the coding sequence ATGGCACACAAAAAGGGCGCTTCCAGCTCACGTAACGGTCGCGATTCGAATGCCCAGCGCCTCGGCGTGAAGCGGTTCGGCGGGCAGGTCGTCAAGGCCGGCGAGATCCTGGTCCGCCAGCGCGGCACGCACTTCCACCCCGGCGTCAACGTCGGTCGCGGTGGCGACGACACGCTGTTTGCGCTGTCCGCCGGTTCGGTCGAGTTCGGCAGCAAGCGTGGTCGCAAGACCGTCAACATCGTTCCGGCTGACGCCTGA
- the rplU gene encoding 50S ribosomal protein L21, which produces MATYAIVKTGGKQYKVAAGDVLKVEKLEVEPGATVELPVALVVDGAKVTSDAKDLAKVAVTGEVLEHIKGPKIRIHKFKNKTGYHKRQGHRQPLTVLKVTGIK; this is translated from the coding sequence ATGGCGACATATGCAATCGTCAAGACCGGTGGCAAGCAGTACAAGGTTGCCGCCGGTGACGTGCTCAAGGTCGAGAAGCTCGAAGTCGAGCCCGGCGCCACGGTCGAGCTGCCCGTTGCTCTGGTCGTCGATGGAGCCAAGGTCACCAGCGACGCCAAGGATCTGGCCAAGGTCGCCGTCACCGGTGAGGTGCTCGAGCACATCAAGGGCCCCAAGATCCGCATCCACAAGTTCAAGAACAAGACCGGCTATCACAAGCGGCAGGGTCACCGTCAGCCTCTGACGGTGCTCAAGGTCACCGGCATCAAGTAA